The Paramicrobacterium fandaimingii DNA segment CGGCCCGGCCGTCGTGTGTGAGTCGCAAGATGAGGCCGTGCAGAAGATCCTCGCGAAAGAGGTGGGTGAGGGCGACGTCGTCGTCATCCGCTACGAGGGCCCCAAGGGCGGACCCGGCATGCAGGAGATGCTGTACCCCACGTCGTTCCTCAAAGGCCGTGGCCTCGGAAAGAAATGCGCGCTCATCACCGATGGACGCTTCTCGGGCGGAACCTCGGGACTGTCGATTGGGCACGTCTCGCCCGAAGCGGCATCCGGTGGTGATATCGCGCTTGTGGAGGACGGCGACATCATCTCGATCGACATTCCGAGTCGCGCGATGTCGCTCGACGTGCCTGCAGATGTGCTCGCCGAGCGTCGCCGTGCGCTGCTCGCCTCTGGCGGGTTCACGCCGCGCGACCGCGAGCGCGTCGTGTCGCCCGCGCTGCGTGCCTACGCCGCAATGGCACTGTCTGCCGACAAGGGCGCCGTGCGCGACGTCGACAAGGTCGAGCGCGCGCTTCGATTGATGGAAGCACAGGATGCTCTCGGAGCTGAGTCGGCCGTCAGCCAAACCGTTTAGCGGGTCGGCCGCAGATTTCGCATTGCCCAGTCGCCGAGCGAATCGATTGTCGGCACGATTTCGGCGCCCGCCGCTGTGAGCCCGTAGCTGACCGATATGGGTGGCCCATTCGAGACATCGCGGCTTACGAGCCCAGCCTCGACGAGCTCGGTCAGGCGATCCGAAAGCACGGTGTCACTGATGCCGCTGACAGCCTTGCGCAGCCCGACGAACGATGCTTCGCCTTGGCCGAGCACAGCGAGGATCATGCCGTTCCACCGTTTTCCCAACACCGAGAAGGCAAGTGTGATCGCAGCGTCACACATGCGTGTTTCGGACTCGCGATCGACCATGGCATCAATCATACGTGCTACTGTTTTCCGAGTCACTTTGTTTTTCTTAGTCAAATGGATTTGGAGCACGTTAATGTCACTGTTTCGCCTCGACGCCAGCATTATGCCGGCCGCATCCCAGAGCCGCGCCCTGGCCGATTTGGTTGAAGCGGAGTGGTCTGCGGAACACCCCGACTCTGTCGTCACCCGTCGTGATATTGGAAGCAATCCGCTCCCGTCCACGCTCTGGCGTGACGTTGTCACCAGCGGCTTTGTCGCCGAGGGCGAGCGCAGCCCGGCTCAGCTCGACGCTCGGGCACAGGCCACCGAAATCGCCGACGAACTGATCAACGCCGACGCCCTTCTGCTGGCGGTGCCGCTCTACAACTGGGGAGTCGCCGCTCACGTGAAGAGCTGGTACGACGTCGCGTACGCGGACCCACGCATCGCCGAAGGCGCGCTGAAGGGCAAGCCTGCCGTGCTCACGACGGTGCTCGGCGGTAATTACAACCCCGGCACTCCTAAGGAGGGGTGGGACCATTCAACTCCGTGGCTTGAGCGCGTGCTCGGCGAAGTCTGGGGCACCGATCTGCTCGTTGTGCAGCGCCCGTTCACGCTCGTTGGAGTCAATCCTGCGATGGACCAGTTCGCCGAGCAGGCCGCGGAGATCAAGGCCGGCGCCGAGCAGCTCGCAATCGAGTACGGGCGCGCCATTGCCGCGAAGCGGAACGTGCTGGTCGGCTGACACCAAAGACAGACGACCCCGCCTGCCACTCCCGGACGACGTCCGGCCAGCGGCAGGTGGGGTCGTTTTCTGGCTTTCTAGCGGGGCCATCCCAGGGCCGCGAACCGATCGCCGATGAGGCGGTGCGTCGCGGCATCCGGGTGCAGATTATCGGGGAGTGGATGCTCGTCAGAGTCTGACGGCCCGTACAGGTCGAGACCGTCGAGGTACCGCAGATTCGGATCGTCGACCGATCGCTCGGCGACGATCGAGGCGAGCGTTTCGCGCATCACCGTGAGTGTGAGCTTGCCCGCCGCAACCT contains these protein-coding regions:
- a CDS encoding FMN-dependent NADH-azoreductase yields the protein MSLFRLDASIMPAASQSRALADLVEAEWSAEHPDSVVTRRDIGSNPLPSTLWRDVVTSGFVAEGERSPAQLDARAQATEIADELINADALLLAVPLYNWGVAAHVKSWYDVAYADPRIAEGALKGKPAVLTTVLGGNYNPGTPKEGWDHSTPWLERVLGEVWGTDLLVVQRPFTLVGVNPAMDQFAEQAAEIKAGAEQLAIEYGRAIAAKRNVLVG
- a CDS encoding winged helix-turn-helix transcriptional regulator — protein: MIDAMVDRESETRMCDAAITLAFSVLGKRWNGMILAVLGQGEASFVGLRKAVSGISDTVLSDRLTELVEAGLVSRDVSNGPPISVSYGLTAAGAEIVPTIDSLGDWAMRNLRPTR